A genomic segment from Fusarium fujikuroi IMI 58289 draft genome, chromosome FFUJ_chr04 encodes:
- a CDS encoding probable transport vesicle fusion protein SEC17: protein MAQDPRALLQKAQKQLQSAGGGFSFFGGREEKYQEAADLFTQAANAFKMQQQMLEAGKAFEQAAQVQTDKLKEPDDAANTLVDAFKAYRKDDPQAAARCLNVAVDRYCAKGNFRRAASHKENLGELYELELGDAKSAIECYELAATWYEGDNAAALANKLWLKVADVAAIEGDYYKAIEKYERVAEQSINNNLMKYSVKDYLLKAGICHLASGDLVAAQRALEKYRDMDPSFGAQREHQLLTDLCEAIEAKSQEQFTDRLYQFDQISKLDKWKTTILVRVKNQIEEEEDEEFA, encoded by the exons ATGGCTCAAGACCCAAGAGCTCTTCTCCAAAAG GCTCAGAAGCAGCTTCAGAGTGCCGGCGgcggcttcagcttctttggtGGACGAGAGGAGAAGTATCAAGAGGCCGCTGATCTCTTCACTCAAGCCGCCAATGCCTTCAAGATGCAGCAACAGA TGCTCGAAGCCGGAAAGGCTTTTGAACAGGCCGCCCAAGTTCAAACCGACAAGCTGAAGGAACCCGATGACGCTGCCAACACCCTAGTGGATGCCTTCAAGGCCTACCGCAAAGACGACCCCCAGGCTGCTGCGCGATGCCTGAACGTCGCTGTCGATCGATACTGCGCCAAGGGTAATTTCCGCCGCGCAGCTTCCCACAAGGAAAATCTCGGCGAGCTGTACGAGCTGGAACTCGGCGATGCCAAGAGCGCTATCGAGTGCTACGAACTCGCTGCTACCTGGTATGAGGGCGATAATGCGGCAGC TCTTGCCAACAAGCTATGGCTGAAGGTGGCCGACGTGGCTGCTATCGAGGGCGACTACTACAAGGCCATCGAGAAATACGAGAGAGTGGCTGagcaatcaatcaacaacaacctcatGAAGTACAGCGTCAAGGACTACTTGCTCAAGGCAGGTATCTGCCATCTGGCCAGTGGCGATCTGGTCGCTGCTCAGCGCGCCCTGGAGAAGTATCGCGATATGGATCCCTCATTTGGTGCACAGCGTGAGCATCAGCTTTTGACTGACCTCTGCGAGGCCATCGAGGCCAAGAGCCAGGAGCAGTTTACCGACAGGCTGTATCAGTTCGACCAGATCAGCAAGTTGGATAAGTGGAAGACGACGATCTTGGTGCGAGTGAAAAACcagattgaggaggaagaggatgaagagtttGCGTAG
- a CDS encoding related to Type 1 phosphatases regulator ypi-1 encodes MSQRQQQRSAPAPSQTQTETPAQTPETREQAPQILRLRGAHASNGRSVQWAEDVVDNEGLGRKSSKVCCIYHKPKAVDESSDESSSDSDSDSDSGSDRDGAQPAGGKRQSCGHEHGHSHGRGRRNGKGKEKRAPSPNAYEKVPKPKPKDGPSENKS; translated from the exons ATGTCGCAACGGCAACAGCAACGAAGCGCACCAGCGCCCTCACAAACACAAACCGAAACCCCGGCGCAAACACCAGAAACAAGAGAACAAGCGCCTCAGATCCTGAGACTTCGAGGCGCTCATGCGTCCAATGGGCGATCCGTACAGTGGGCAGAAGACGTAGTTGACAATGAAGGTCTTGGACGCAAGAGCTCAAAAG TGTGTTGTATCTACCATAAGCCGAAAGCCGTCGACGAGTCCAGCGACGAGTCTTCGTCCGACTCAGACTCAGATTCAGACTCGGGCTCTGACCGCGATGGAGCACAACCAGCGGGCGGGAAGCGCCAAAGCTGTGGGCATGAACACGGGCACAGTCATGGACGTGGGCGGAGAAATGGAAAGggaaaggagaagagggcGCCGAGTCCGAATGCGTACGAGAAGGTCCCCAAGCCAAAGCCCAAGGATGGACCGTCGGAAAACAAGTCATAG
- a CDS encoding probable glucan 1,4-alpha-glucosidase: MDLVDVGDPVSSVSINSTASLIQPIMYFVSSAFLLGSFALQSVLGRPAFDERSLVQERQSSVDSFIKSESSVAIEQLLCNIGSDGCNSKNVATGIVIASPDTQDPDYFYTWTRDAALVFKYVVDRFINQYDAGLQRKIQEYIASQAKLQGVSNPSGSLSDGSGLGEAKFNVDMSAFTGGWGRPQRDGPALRATAMITYANWLIANGYTSTANDIVWPVVRNDLNYVAQYWNQTGFDLWEEVKGSSFFTTGSQYRALIEGAALAKKLGKSGDNYSNIAPQALCFLQTYWISSGKYVDSNINVNDGRTGKDANSILSSIHNFDPALNCDPATFQPCSDKALANHKAVTDSFRSWNINKGISQGSAVAVGRYVEDVYYNGNPWYLATLAAAEQLYDAIYVWKQQGSITVSDVSLSFFKDLVSSISTGTYASDSATFKSITDAVSKYADGYVAIVAKYVGTDGHLAEQFDKNDGHPLSATDLTWSYAAFLSAADRRAGVIPPSWAGSVAAVPNQCGTNTVAGSYSSATATSFPASQTPKGGVPTPTGTQTSTSTSSSSTSTSCPTATSVAVTFEEFVTTNFGDTIKIVGNIAALGNWDTSKAVALSASDYTSSNPVWKTTISLTAGQSIQYKYINIKKDGSITWEKDPNRTYTVPKTCATKATQSDKWQS, encoded by the exons ATGGACCTGGTAGATGTTGGTGATCCAGTCTCATCAGTCTCGATCAACTCTACAGCCTCTCTGATACAGCCCATCATGTACTTTGTGTCTTCTGCCTTTCTTCTCGGCTCATTCGCTCTCCAGAGCGTCTTGGGCCGACCAGCCTTCGATGAGAGGAGTCTCGTACAAGAGAGACAGTCTTCGGTTGACTCCTTTATCAAGTCTGAGAGCTCAGTTGCCATTGAGCAACTCCTCTGCAATATCGGCTCCGATGGCTGCAACTCCAAGAATGTAGCCACTGGTATTGTCATTGCCTCTCCAGACACACAGGATCCTGACT ACTTTTACACCTGGACTCGAGATGCTGCTCTAGTCTTTAAGTACGTCGTCGATAGGTTCATCAACCAGTATGATGCTGGCTTGCAGAGGAAGATCCAAGAGTATATCGCCTCCCAAGCCAAGCTCCAGGGCGTTTCCAACCCTTCTGGATCGCTTTCGGATGGCTCAGGTCTAGGAGAGGCCAAGTTCAACGTCGACATGAGTGCCTTCACTGGCGGCTGGG GTCGACCTCAGCGAGATGGTCCAGCTCTGCGTGCGACTGCTATGATCACCTATGCCAACTGGCTGATTGCCAACGGGTACACCTCCACAGCTAACGACATCGTATGGCCTGTTGTTCGCAACGATCTCAACTACGTGGCTCAATATTG GAACCAAACCGGATTTGACTTGTGGGAAGAGGTCAAGGGCAGTTCGTTCTTTACAACTGGTTCCCAGTATCGAG CTCTCATTGAAGGTGCCGctctggccaagaagctcggcaAGTCAGGAGACAACTACTCCAACATCGCTCCCCAGGCTCTCTGCTTCTTGCAGACTTACTGGATCTCCTCCGGCAAATACGTCGACTCTAACA TCAATGTCAACGATGGCCGCACTGGCAAGGACGCCAACAGTATTCTGTCGTCCATCCACAATTTCGACCCTGCTCTGAACTGCGATCCCGCCACCTTCCAGCCATGCAGCGACAAGGCCCTCGCCAACCACAAGGCGGTTACTGACTCTTTCCGCTCATGGAACATCAACAAGGGTATCTCTCAAGGCTCAGCTGTCGCCGTTGGACGATACGTCGAAGATGTCTACTACAATGGCAACCCCTGGTACCTCGCTACGCTTGCGGCGGCAGAGCAACTCTACGATGCCATTTATGTCTGGAAGCAGCAGGGATCTATCACCGTGTCGGACGTCTCCCTTTCGTTCTTCAAGGACCtcgtctcttccatctctacCGGAACCTACGCCAGCGACTCTGCCACCTTCAAAAGCATCACTGACGCCGTCTCCAAGTATGCTGATGGGTATGTTGCTATCGTTGCAAAGTATGTCGGCACAGATGGCCACCTGGCAGAGCAGTTTGACAAGAATGACGGCCATCCTCTTTCTGCCACAGACTTGACTTGGTCATATGCCGCTTTCCTCTCAGCTGCTGATCGTCGAGCTGGTGTTattcctccttcttgggctggcAGCGTGGCTGCTGTTCCCAACCAATGCGGTACCAATACTGTTGCTGGCTCATACTCATCGGCCACTGCAACTTCGTTCCCGGCATCGCAAACACCCAAGGGTGGCGTGCCCACTCCAACTGGCACCCAgacttccacttccacttccagCTCGTCCACTAGCACCAGTTGCCCTACTGCAACCTCTGTAGCTGTCACTTTCGAAGAGTTTGTCACCACCAACTTTGGTGATACCATCAAGATCGTTGGCAACATCGCTGCTCTCGGTAACTGGGACACATCAAAGGCTGTTGCCTTGAGCGCCTCGGACTATACCTCCTCGAACCCTGTGTGGAAGACCACCATTTCCCTAACTGCAGGACAGTCTATCCAGTATAAGTACATtaacatcaagaaggacgGCTCTATCACCTGGGAGAAGGACCCCAACCGTACCTACACTGTTCCCAAGACATGCGCCACAAAGGCTACACAGTCTGACAAGTGGCAGTCTTAA
- a CDS encoding related to a-agglutinin core protein AGA1 yields MTICTSCRIALQRSITHSTRLLTTRFITTNSSTAASILEKPTWSVRSLLPSSPSSAPAEKITPSQLHHLLRLSALPLPTTPEDEVAMINTLQSQLQFVRAVQRVDTTGVEPLRAIRDETTEARQEVTIGLAELQEALDKEVRIGHYQRARRVRETIESEAEKWDALKTAGKTAGRYFVVESGKNDVEGAE; encoded by the coding sequence ATGACGATCTGCACATCCTGCCGTATCGCCCTTCAGCGCAGCATCACACATTCTACAAGACTTTTGACAACTCGGTTTATAACAACAAACTCGTCTACCGCCGCCTCGATCCTCGAGAAACCCACCTGGTCCGTTAGAAGCCTTCTACCATCCTCGCCAAGTTCAGCCCCTGCAGAAAAGATCACGCCCTCCCAATTAcaccacctcctccgcctctCAGCCCTACCGTTGCCAACTACACCCGAAGACGAAGTTGCCATGATCAACACCCTCCAGAGCCAATTGCAGTTCGTCCGCGCCGTGCAGCGTGTGGACACAACCGGGGTTGAACCCTTACGGGCGATCCGTGATGAGACCACAGAGGCCCGACAAGAGGTGACCATTGGACTTGCTGAATTGCAAGAAGCTCTGGATAAGGAGGTTCGTATAGGGCATTATCAAAGGGCGAGGAGGGTTAGAGAGACGATTGAGTCTGAGGCAGAGAAGTGGGATGCCCTTAAGACGGCTGGCAAAACAGCTGGAAGATATTTCGTGGTCGAGAGCGGGAAGAATGATGTGGAGGGTGCTGAGTGA